A region of the Oncorhynchus nerka isolate Pitt River linkage group LG9a, Oner_Uvic_2.0, whole genome shotgun sequence genome:
TAATAGACTGAAAGCAATTTGAGGTAGACCTATCACAGAAAAAATGCTGAATATATAGTATAGGCCTACTGGCTCTATGTCACCACAATTTTGGGAAGATTGCTTGTGTGACACAAATGCTATGTTTTGGTATGCTTCTATTGTAAATAATAATGAATCATAATCATTGTTATTACTATATTTCATGTGATGATTATTATAATATCATCTCCCTATTGGGTAATAAAAAACAAATGTGTTTATAACCTAGGATCCAATGTATTCTTACAGCCCTGAAGTCATAATAATCGCCACATTGAAAACCATGGAAATATGAAAtctagaaaaaaatatttaaaaaaacaatttTATTCTGAACtagattaaaaatacaaaaatatactCTGTTGATCTGGAGGGCCAATCCCGTGCTCGCAGATAGATGATGTGAAACGGACAGTGATGAAAAACGAGGGAATTTGGGTTAATTAAAGGCATAATCCCTAACAGTCAAGATGCTTGGGCCTTGGATTAATAAGGAGCTCTCTCACAGTCACAAATGGAGTCTTTAATTGCATATGGCTGTCTGAGGTTCTCTATGACTATCTGAACCAGACTATATCAACACTTATCACAGCAAATATATAGTGTACAGTGCAGTATGCTGTCTATTGACAATAATGTAAGAGGAAATACTGAATTCAGACCCTAAAGATTATCACTGTGAATGTTCTTGTCGGTTGTAGCTACTATGTGGGACAATATACCTCAGGAGATTTAACAACCCAAATCCAAACTCTCAAGTGACGGTATTAAGGATTCATAGTGATGGTATTAAGGATTCATAGTGATGGTATCATAGAATGCAAGTGTGGCTCTTGCACAGGTGTATGTTAGTCTCATGTTCAGGGTCCTTTCAGTGAATTGCTCTAAGATGTTTTGCAGTGCAACAGTGTTAAGGAGGTTGGGGCTAAACAGAGGGGGTCATAAAaacatatatactgtaggtactaTTAAAAAGCTTTCCTCATGTTGAGCTTCCACACAAACTACCAAAATACATAGTATGCACACATTATTTTATCATTTTAATTTATTTGAATACAGCAAAAAGTAGATACTTGGCATTGGAATTGGCCTTCTTTAGTGCATTTAGTTTAACTCAGATAACAATTTCCCCATTGAGCGGTCAATTAAATCATTCATCTAACATTATTTTGAGATTTTCCATCCAGATAGTTTGCATATTTTTTAAATCAGTCCATACAGTATTGGTACAACAAGACATCCAGCTATATGTGTAAACCTGTCTATCTCAATACCCATTTCAGGTAAATAACCATAGCAAGCTGGagtcttttatctccctcactaactttaagcatcagctgtcagagcagcttatcgatcattgcacctgtacacagcccatatgtaaatagcccacccaactacctcatccccatattgttatttaaattgtgttcctttgcaccccagtatctctacttgcacgttcatcttctgcacatctatcactccagtgtttaattgctaaattgtaattatttcgccactatggcctatttattgccttacctccctaatcttactacatttacatttacatttaagtcatttagcagacgctcttatccagagagacttacaaattggtgcattcaccttatgacatccagtggagcagcagccactttacaatagtgcatctaaatcttttaagggggggggggggttgagaaggattactttatcctatcctaggtattccttaaagaggtggggtttcaggtgtctccggaaggtggtgattgactccgctgtcctggcgtcgtgagggagtttgttccaccattggggggccagagcagcgaacagttttgactgggctgagcgggaactgtacttcctcagtggtagggaggcgagcaggccagaggtggatgaacgcagtgcccttgtttgggtgtagggcctgatcagagcctggaggtactgaggtgccgttcccctcacagctccgtaggcaagcaccatggtcttgtagcggatgcgatcttcaactggaagccagtggagagagcggaggagcggggtgacgtgagagaacttgggaaggttgaacaccagacgggctgcggcgttctggatgagttgtaggggtttaatgggagcccagccaacagcgagttgcagtaatccagacgggagatgacaagtgcctggattaggacctgcgccgcttcctgtgtgaggcagggtcgtactctgcggatgttgtagagcatgaacctacaggaacgggccaccgccttgatgttagttgagaacgacagggtgttgtccaggatcacgccaaggttcttagcgctctgggaggaggacacagtggagttgtcaaccgtgatggcgagatcatggaacgggcagtccttccccgggaggaagagcagctccgtcttgccgaggttcagcttgaggtggtgatccgtcatccacactgatatgtctgccagacatgcagagatgcgattcgccacctggtcatcagaagggggaaaggagaagattaattgtgtgtcgtctgcatagcaatgataggagagaccatgtgaggttatgacagagccaagtgacttggtgtatagcgagaataggagagggcctagaacagagccctggggacaccagtggtgagagcacgtggtgaggagacggattctcgccacgccacctggtaggagcgacctgtcaggtaggacgcaatccaagcgtgggccgcgccggagatgcccaactcggagagggtggagaggaggatctgatggttcacagtatcgaaggcagccgataggtctagaaggatgagagcagaggagagagagttagctttagcagtgcggagcgcctccgtgatacagagaagagcagtctcagttgaatgactagtcttgaaacctgactgatttggatcaagaaggtcattctgagagagatagcgggagagctggccaaggacggcacgttcaagggttttggagagaaaagaaagaagggatactggtctgtagttgttgacatcggagggatcgagtgtaggttttttcagaaggggtgcaactctcgctctcttgaagacggaagggacgtagccagcggtcagggatgagttgatgagcgaggtgaggtaagggagaaggtctccggaaatggtctggagaagagaggaggggatagggtcaagcgggcaggttgttgggcggccggccgtcacaagacatgagatttcatctggagagagaggggagaaagaggtcagagcacagggtactacatttgcacacactgtatatagatttttctattgtgttattgactgtacatttgtttatcccacgtgtaactctgtgttgtttgtgtcgcactgctttgctttatcttggccaggtcgcagttgtaaatgagaacttgttctcaactgtcctacctggttaagtaaatgtgaaatatatatacatgtattttTATTCACTGAATGGCTCATTTTACCTTCAGTCAAATTGGGAAAGTGATCTTAAGTTTAGGCAAGACAGTCTGAATATTTTTGTTTCACTTTTCCTATTGCGACATGACCAGAAACAGCAATGACACACACTCAAAAAAGCAGCTTTTAATAACTTTATACAATTACTGCAATCTCTCAGTAACTTTATCCGAATGAATAAAAcaaagatgttatattatgttgacACAGTGCCAGGGGATATCTAACAGACACTCCAAATAATGCACACAACAAACATTTGTCATTGTTTCAAAACAAAAGCTGCTTTCATTGAAATTGTGAGTGCGTTTTGAATTGAGGGCTGTGTATACTGATATTGGTTGAAGGCTGCCATGCCATCAGTTATTAAGATAATACACTCTAGTCACTAAAGGACCGAGCCCGGTCTTGTCTTGAAAGTGTTGTTTACTGGTTCCTCTTCCACAGAAGGTATGTGGCAACCCTAGAAAAACCTGTTCTGTTTGTAGAAATATACTATCCCCAGATCCTATAGTACTATCTAGATTGTGCCACTCAAAATGTTCCTGTTTGATTGATTTTCCCTTCAAACGTATTAGACGATTAAATCAGTGAAAGAAAGTGCTTACATTGTTGCTGATAAGTATATTAAGGGAAATCCACTCAACTCAATAAAAAAAGCACCCATCGTCTCATACAGGTCATCAGGGCCATTCTAGGTCTCCCTCTTAACACTTGTCTACTTAAAAAGGGAAAATAAGATATTGTGCCACATAGTAAAACAAAACTGAACCCAAGACGGCAGAGTCCCTGAGATCTTATTGGTGGAAAGCATGTATGGAAACGGCATGATGGAGCAGCACGATGAAGTCATTAAGAAGCTTACAGACTTTCAAGAAGATTAGATTTTACTCTTCTAATCCTACAGATTACAGCCGTGCAAGCCTGCTGACCGAATGTGCTTCATTTGTTGTACAATTTctttccattgataatttcttGTTGCTCCTAACTCTCTGGAATATGTAGGCTAACAAGGAGTAGCAGGATTGATAGGAGATTGAGGTGAGACTGTGTATAGCTCTAGTTGGTAAAACAAAGTTCTGGAAAACAATTGATGCAACCGGGATTTGGGGCTGGTTATGTATGTTTTTAAATTGGATTTAACAGGAatttaaatgacttaaatgtaaatgtaaatttcggTTTTCATAAAAACTACAGACCATCGCTAATGGATGAAGGCACCTCTCAGCCGTAGCTAGACCGAACGACTGCTTCCACACTACAGAATCAACTGGCCAGGAAGGCATCGTGGGGATAGATAGGCTGGAGGAAGATCATCTCTCTTGGAGGCCTTTACAGATGGTGTCCATTGCTCCCTGTAGTGAGATGGAGACAGAGCCCTGCTCTGGAGAGCAAGAGAAGCGGGTTGTGGAGACCAATGAGCCAGAGTTGAAGCAGGCCTACACAGGTCCTGGTGACAAGGACAGTCAGAAAGAGAAGGAACTGTCCCATGGGCCTCAGCAAGAAGATACGGAGCACCATGGGGAGGGAGACCCCAGGATAGAATGCCAGGGTGGAGGTAATGCTGGCACTACATTAAACACCTTCCCTGtcccagagaagacagagacCCCCTGTGTGGAAGAGAGGAAGCTGAAGAAGACCCTCAGTTTTGTAAAAACAGTGAGGTTCTGCGAGACAGAGTCtgtggaggacagggagagctcagAGGAGAGTCTCTTCCCAGACCATGAGATGGTGCAGTGGATCTCCTCCAGCTTTGAGGAGCTGTTCCTGGCTGAGGACTGGGAGGACATCACAGGTATGTTACTCAATTCAATGCAGTCATCATCATAAAACGTTTAAGCAATTATGTTGGAATATTGAAATGCTTTGTTGAAGCAATATTGCACTCATGGCAAACTTTGTTGTTCTATTGTAAACACATTTGTTTGTCAATTGTTGTGGCACTGCCTGTAATTAGCATGCAAACAAATTCTACTGAATTTTTTTTGAGTCATGTTTCTTCGTGGTCATGGCAATTTAATTAATGAAATTATGTTTCATTTAAACTGTATTACATGACAATATGCCCTTTCCTATTTTTATTTTTCTCCAAGTGCCTCTTTGATCAACAACAAGCAGATTAACCCTCTGCCACCTCTTtcaccctcctccttctctctgtccgtcccttgATCCTTCCTTCTCCCAGATGACCGCCTGTTGAGGAAGAAGGTGCTGGCGCCTGGCCCCCAGAAAGCTGAGCACCCAGTCTGGGGTCAGGAGGTCACAGTCAAAATGCAGGGAGTGCTGGAGGATCGGAGTGTGGTGGAGAAAGACCGTAAACTGGTGTTCGTCATCGGAGAGGGAGATGTCAACCAGGTGGGATCTAAAGACATTCTGATTGACAGGACAGGTTCCAACACACCTATCCTGCACCCTGTCACACACAACTGCATTTGCTAAGCATAACACAGGGTTGGACTTATTCTTCAGAGAATGTACATGTGATATCTATAGGTCTCAGTGTAGCCATAACACAACAGAACTAGAAATTGTCCATTGGTATTCTATATTTCTATAGTGTTTCAATGTATGCGAGGTAAATGAATAACTCTTCATATGTGTGAAAATAAACCATTAACAGTGAGGGAGCTGTGGGTAACACAATGCTTTTTGACACACAGGCCCTGGAGGAGTGTGCTATAGCCATGCAACAGGACGAGATCACATTACTGCTGGCAGATTCACAGTACACCTATGGACTTCTGGGAAGGTAAACACCGCTGGGAGTATCATGATCAACAGCACCACTTTAGGGAAAAGACACAATTACAACAATAATATATACAGTTCAAGtccaagtttggacacacctactcattccaaggtttttcttaattcttttatattttctacattgtagaataatagtgtagacatcaaaacaatgaaataacacatatagaatcatgtaataaggaaaaaaaagtgttaaacaaatcaaaatatattttatatttgagattcttcaaagtagccagcctttgccttgatgacagctttgcacactcttagcattctctcaaccagcttcatgaggtagtcacctggaattcatttcaattaacagctgtgctttgttaaaagttcatttgttcaatttctttccttcttaatggtaaaagaccaagtccatattacggcaagagcagctcaaatatatatatttaactaggcaagacagttaagaacaacttcttatttacaatgactgcctaccccagccaaacccaaatgacgctgggccaattgtgcactgccctatatgactcccaatcacggacagatgtgatacagcctggatttgaaccagggactgtgcAAAGGTCCCTGAAtccctggatttgaaccagggacctcTATGCACTGaattgcagtgccttagaccactgtgccacgtGGGAgtccaaataagcaaagagaaacgacagaccatcattactttaagacatgaaggacagtcaatccggaacatttcaagaactttgaaagtctcttcaaagtgcagtcgcaaaaaccatcaagctctatgatgaaactggctctcatgtggaccgccacaggaaaggaagacacagagttaccttccacatctcaacatcaactgttttttttattcatatttttttatttcacctttatttaaccaggtaggctagttgagaacaagttctcatttgcaactgcgacctggccaagataaagttggaggagactgaggagactgagtgaatcaagccttcatggtcgaattgctgcaaggaaaccactactaaaggacaccaagaagaagagacttgcttgagccaaaaaatacgagcaatggacattagaccagtggaaatctgtcctttggtctgcgatttttggttccaatcgctGTGTCTTTGTTCAGACGCAGAgtatgtgaacggatgatctctgcatgtctggttcccaccgtgaagaatggaggaggtgtgatggtgtgggggtgctttgctaatgacactgtctgtgatttatttacaattcaaggcacacttattaTGGCTAACACAGCATCCTGCAGCGATacatcatcccatctggtttgcgcttagtgggactatcatttgttgtaAAAACTCAAACATAGACTTGGCCATCCATCAACCCTCATTTTAATAAGGAATGTAAcatatattatcacactaaggggCAGTCCTAGTGTACCTGCTGATCAGAGGGCAGCCTGACTAATGAACCATTAACGGGAGCAGATGGCTTCCTCCACACACCCTTCACACTCGGCCAgagtcctctaccctccctcacgCTCTATGGGATGACACCACTAAAATTGCAGCCAATGGCTTGGGTTTACAACCCACGCCCCAGTAATAAGCCATTGCATGTATAGAACGTAACACATTGACACTTGTGGAGCCGAAACAAACTCATATCATACTTCACATCCAATTCTTACTTCAACATTGTAACCTGATCATTATTTTTCAAATTACCGCTTGAGTTGTAAAAGAAAACTAACTGAACGAAATGGCATAAATTCAGTTATTTGCTGGCAAATGTCATGCTACCTTCATAAAAAGTGTAAAATAATGTTCATCCACAGCCATATAACTGCGTGTTTCTAACAGGTAAACAAAATAGGTTAAAGCTAATGAACAGTGTGCCACGCAACATGTGTAATCTCCCACATAGATTACCCAATCATCAGGTTGTTTAGGATCTTCCTCTTGATATTTACATACAACTGAATGTAGCTAATTGAGACGAGACAAACAATTTGTGGACAAAGCAGTATAAAGATAAAACAGCTGTCCTATATGTAGAGATTTGTTGTTTGCACTCTACTTTCTAGAATATAGCCATTTCTGAGGATCCATGGGCAAGGGTTCCCTTAGACTGTGTCATGCCTCTGTGTGGTTTTGTATTTCTTGCCAGAGCCTGATGCAGTGTAAAGCGTGCATTGCAAGTCTTCCGCTCTGTTACGTGTGGTACTATGCTATGTGTGAGGTCTTGTTTGTATTGAGTTTGTGGAGCTCTAGAGGTCCAGAGTAGTTGATCAATTCTATTTTAGAAAAATAAGGGTGAGAGGAGGGTGATCCTCTGAGGtgaatctctccctctgtccctgaagTGAGTCCCTTGGTCTGTCTGTTTCTGAGGtgaatctctccctctgtccctgagggGAGTCCCCtggtatgtctgtctgtccctgaggTGCGTCCCCtggtctgcctgtccctgaggtgagtgccctggtctgtctgtccCTGAGGTGAGTCCCCTGGTCTGTCTGTCCCTGAGGTGAGtcccctggtctgtctgtctctgaggtGAGTCCCCTGGTCTGTCTGTCCCTGAGGTGAGTCCCCTGGTCTGTCTGTCCCTGAGGTGAGTCCCCTGGTCTGTCTGTCCCTGAGGTGAGTCCCCTGGTCTGTCTGTTCCTGACTTGAGTCCCCTGGTCTGTCTGTTCCTGACGTGAGTCCCCTGGTCTGTCTGTCCCTGAGGCGATTCCGTGGTCTgtgagtagacagagagagatagagaggcaggtagacaggcaggctGGAGCTCAGTTAATGATTGTTTTGATGCAGCTGATTAGGACTGTGTACTGTGGAGTCAAATTTAGCCCTTCCCCTGAGGTAGTCCTCCTGGGCCCCGTGCCAGCTCCTAAAAGGGTGGTGACTAAGCTGTTTGAGTAAATTCTCCCTGCTGTGATGTCAATCAATGAAATACAGCTAGTCGTGTCTCAGAGGCTTGAAGCTTGAATGAGATCTTTTTAGAATATGTAACAGAGAGTTACATAAATGAATGAAACAAGCCATATTGCTTTTTGCCATGATGTGATTCAAAGTTGAAGGATGGTAAAATAATTGGAACTAAAATGTCAAGATAAAAGCTACTTTAAAAATAATACCATGCAGTGTATTCTATTTGCAGAAGAAATGTGACAGTCCCAGTGTGTAAAAGGCATAAAATGACAGAGACGAAGAGGGAGAATGTCATTACTCTCTACCCATTCTCTGATGGATACATTGATTGAACCCTGTCGGTCGCCTGTTGCAGACAGCGGCAATGTCTTTGTTGAGAGCACTTCACAGCTATTTGTCTGAATCAGACAGCCTGATTCACTGGTAGGGATGCACCTGGCGTATTGTGTGGGTGCTGCTGCCTGCTGCACCTGATCCTAAAAGACTTGGTCTGATGGATTACTACAGTGATGGTTTTACAGTATGTTAGGATATGGCCAAGGAAATCCCTGGAACAGTCTTCATGAGCAGCAATTTACCTGCTTCCATACGACAGATAGGCTGGCGAGAGGTTTATGGGGTAAATTGAGTGGAAAGCACACTGACATTTGTGCTGCCAGATCTGGCAGGAATGAGCCATGGAACATAGCAATAAAGGATTGACTCCATCATCACAGCCGTCTCTGACACAAGTATCTTATGTCAAAAGCATCCTGAAACAGGGTCAGAGCATTTCcggagagatacagactggactCTGTCATTTGCCACATCATAATCATAAACCCATGGAGAGCAACATCTGTGGATCTGCACTCAGGACAAAGACCAACACCGTTAAAATGTCCTGGGGGCACGAGGAGTCTGCCCCCCCTCAGCTCCTTACAGACCCAAAGTCAACAACACAAACATGTGCACTGACAGCTGTTGTGATTGCATTAGGTTTATTCAGGATAAAGATCATCTTTGCAAATATTAGGAAAGGTAATCAATTCCAGTTGTAGTCCTCAGTTGACACTCTTTTTATTTGACATCTGTTCAAAACACTGAATTCATATCTTTGATTCATTTTGTAATAGAAAAAGGGCTACACACTATAACAGGATTGCAAGGGGAAGTTGCATGAGAAAGTTCTATTCAACAGAACAGCATTTTTGGCAGAGGTTTGTTTTCTTGGCAGAGATGAAAGCCATGTTAATGATGCATGATAGAGAGAGCAGTTGCTATTTACTATGATACAGGGACATGTCAAACAGTCTAATGAACACACCTAACAGGGCTTTGTAGAGTCAACCCAAGGTCTATCCACTATTTGATGTGCTGTGTAATAGTCAAAGGGTGAGGAATACTATCCATTTAACTCATGCAGAAGGATTAGCACATTCCAAACATGTGAGACCGGCAAAGAAAAATTGGATACACAATGGCTATCAGATGGCTGTCATGCTCAGATTTCTGCATGGAGCAAAGCAAACAAGTTTGTCCAAAGAAAGAGGTGAGGAATATCTCCTGCATTGATCTCAGATGTACTGGGCCTGCTGGCCACTGGAGCCTGGGGATGAAAATTGCAATGACCAGCTAGTACTGGTGGGGCTGGAGCTTGTCTTCAGTTTAGTGGTGTCCTCTTCATCTAAAGGTTGAATGTTTacccacccacaccacacacacacacacacacacacacacacacacacacacacacacacacacacacacacacacacacacacacacacacacacacacacacacacacacacacacacacacacacacacacacacacacacacacacacttagtggaTTTGGATAGGGTGGCAGCCAGGCAGCCTCTGGCTTAATGTGATATCAAATGAAGCCACATCTGAAGCATTTGAAAGTCAACTAGGCATATCATATCACTTCTCCAATCTAATTCCAAACATCAACACACATCTTGAAAGCCATGCTGTAGTTCTGCTCTTCGatggtacactatatatacaaaagtatgtggacacccgttCAAATAAGTGGATTTGACTATttaagccacacccgttgctgacaggtgtataaaattgagcacacagccatgcatttccatagacaaacaatggcagcataatggccttactgaagagctcagtgactttaattgtggcaccgtcatagaatgccacctttctaacaagtcagttcgtcaaatatctgccctgatagtgctgccccggtcaactgtaagtactgttattgtgaagtggaagcatctaggagcaacaatggctcagctgtgaagtggtaggccacacaagctcacaaaacgggactgccgagtgctgaagcgcataacgTGCAAAAAGTGTctttcctcagttgcaacactcactaccgaaatccaaactgcctctggaagcaacgtcagcaaaaGAACTGcacgtcgggagcttcatgaaatgggtttccatggccgagcagccaaacacaagcctaagatcaccatgtgcaatccCAAGCGtcggctgaagtggtgtaaaacttgccgccattggactctggagcagtggaaacgcgttttctggagtgatgactcacacttcaccatctggcagtccgacggacaaatgcatagtgccaactgtaaagtttggtggaggaggaatataatggtctggggatgtttttcatggttcgggctaggccccttagttccagtgaagggaaatcttaatgctacagcatacaatgacattctagacgatgctgtgcttccaactttgtggcaacagttttggggaaggccctttcctgtttcagcatgacaaagaggtcctacagaaatggtttgttgagattggcgtggaagaacttgactggcctgcacagaaccctggcctcaaccccatcaaacatctttgggatgaaattggaacgctgactgcgagccaggcctaattgcacACCATCAGTGCCCTTTCCTTACTAATGCTCTTgagactgaatggaagcaagtcccagcagcaatgtttcaacatctagtggaaagccttcccagaagagtggaggctgttatagcagtaaaggggggaccaacttcatattaaagcccatgattttggaatgagatgttctacgagcaggtgtccacatactgtacataaggTCATGGAGTGTACCTTGAGGCATGGTTAATAGCATTG
Encoded here:
- the LOC115134222 gene encoding peptidyl-prolyl cis-trans isomerase FKBP8-like, which produces MVSIAPCSEMETEPCSGEQEKRVVETNEPELKQAYTGPGDKDSQKEKELSHGPQQEDTEHHGEGDPRIECQGGGNAGTTLNTFPVPEKTETPCVEERKLKKTLSFVKTVRFCETESVEDRESSEESLFPDHEMVQWISSSFEELFLAEDWEDITDDRLLRKKVLAPGPQKAEHPVWGQEVTVKMQGVLEDRSVVEKDRKLVFVIGEGDVNQALEECAIAMQQDEITLLLADSQYTYGLLGREPDIPAWAPLLYQLQLLNIREKPDPLILPMSDRIRIGNQKRERGNFHFQREEYSMATRAYWMALDVLTTHTKDGGSAVLEEGEEVQDYRVKCLNNLAAAQLKLEQYDDALHTSRDVLSLDPQNVKALFRTGKLLSDKSEYGEAMEILKKALKLEPSTKAIHVELSKLVKRQSGGKNTQKWQAKPAQLLGDNIAPFLTPNKKPPGISWKFLLGALVVALGSLVMSVVLTARN